One region of Niallia sp. Man26 genomic DNA includes:
- a CDS encoding AIM24 family protein, whose protein sequence is MSRYSLEDFVEKTEQQDKGEGLFELETQRMLEVNLEEMVWAKAGSMVSYMGNIKFTREGILEHGLGKMFKKALTGEGASLMKAEGQGKLYLADQGKKITILHLNGESIFVNGNDLLAFEPTVKWDIKLMRKVAGMLSGGLFNIHLSGRGMIAITSHYEPLTLKVTPAKPVFTDPNATVAWSGNLQPEFVTDVSLKTFFGRGSGESIQMKFSGEGFVVIQPFEEVYFSDSNG, encoded by the coding sequence ATGAGCAGATATTCCTTGGAGGACTTTGTAGAAAAAACCGAACAGCAGGATAAAGGTGAAGGACTGTTTGAACTGGAAACACAGCGGATGCTGGAAGTGAATTTAGAGGAAATGGTTTGGGCAAAAGCTGGCAGCATGGTTTCCTACATGGGAAACATTAAATTTACAAGAGAAGGCATTCTCGAACACGGCTTAGGCAAAATGTTCAAAAAAGCTTTAACAGGAGAAGGAGCTTCTCTTATGAAAGCAGAAGGACAAGGGAAATTATATCTTGCAGATCAAGGTAAAAAAATCACGATTCTTCATCTGAATGGTGAATCGATTTTTGTTAATGGCAATGATCTTCTTGCATTTGAGCCAACTGTAAAGTGGGATATTAAGCTCATGAGAAAAGTTGCCGGAATGCTGTCCGGAGGTCTTTTCAACATTCATTTGTCTGGAAGAGGGATGATTGCCATCACTTCTCATTATGAACCTCTCACATTGAAAGTGACACCAGCAAAACCTGTTTTCACAGACCCGAATGCAACTGTTGCATGGTCTGGTAACCTGCAGCCCGAATTTGTGACAGACGTTTCGTTAAAAACCTTTTTCGGAAGAGGAAGCGGTGAATCCATCCAAATGAAATTCAGCGGTGAAGGATTTGTCGTAATCCAGCCATTTGAAGAAGTTTATTTTTCTGACAGCAACGGCTGA
- the mntR gene encoding transcriptional regulator MntR has product MPTPSMEDYIEQIYKLIEDKGYARVSDIAEALSVHPSSVTKMVQKLDKDEYLVYEKYRGLILTPKGKKIGQRLVYRHELLEDLLRIIGVKEENIYEDVEGIEHHLSWDAIDRVGDLVQYFQEDNKRIEELKIIQRKNEELD; this is encoded by the coding sequence ATGCCAACACCCAGCATGGAAGACTATATCGAACAAATTTATAAATTAATAGAAGACAAAGGATATGCAAGAGTTTCCGACATTGCAGAAGCCTTGTCCGTGCATCCCTCCTCTGTTACAAAGATGGTTCAAAAGCTAGATAAGGATGAATATCTTGTATACGAAAAATATAGAGGGCTGATACTAACCCCGAAAGGCAAAAAAATCGGACAAAGGCTAGTTTATCGGCATGAGCTGCTAGAAGACCTTCTACGTATCATCGGCGTAAAAGAAGAAAATATTTATGAAGATGTGGAAGGCATTGAACATCATTTAAGCTGGGACGCAATAGATCGTGTTGGAGATTTAGTCCAATATTTTCAGGAAGATAATAAAAGAATAGAGGAGCTTAAAATTATCCAGCGAAAAAACGAGGAACTGGATTAA
- a CDS encoding type IA DNA topoisomerase encodes MKLILAEKPSVSKNIADALKIKTKQDGYFEGNGYIITWAFGHLLQLNDAKDYDEKMATWKMENFPFIPENFKYKVKSDPRNRDKPDSGAQKQLRIIHQLMRRKDVTAIISACDYDREGQIIGDSIIYNLRTDKEVYRLLLNEWTPDEVLNGLQQIRSNSEMRPLQDAGVSRQWADWLIGINLTSVTTLKYQKGKGKALNIGRVLLPTLKIIYDRDKEIREFVPEDYFKLQGTFLAAEGKYTGIYTVGKEDKFKTKAELEQIQQEIVGKKAVVADKTVQKKKEYPPLLFNLSNLQGYITSKYKGWTADKVLKVAQGLYEKKYITYPRTASMALEESLIGKTAKVVSAISANLPYKDDIKFYASKRVFDNKKVESHSAIIPTYLIPKKLTKDEEQVYEAIRTRLLMQFMPVAEYEETRIVTKVLDANLNGVFHTKGKVQLVEGWKKAENIKSKDVLLPFVSKGEEVDIKKMETTTHTTQAPKEHTEKTLLRLMETCGKNFDTSGDTEEDVVSILSGFSIGTPATRAETIKKLKDIGYIEAKGKNLNCTDLGKTLVETFPIKELFNLDFTGRLEKSLYDIEKGKYTKSAFLQLIGEFTRNSVEKIKGEQAVTIQEVSYTKKTIENLGTCPVCGHKVIEGQKGYGCSNWKQGCKFVIWKNDKFLAALKKKPTKTMVKSLLKKGEAEVKGLTSKKGNKFDAVLKYVKNEDNDYFSWQMDFSSKK; translated from the coding sequence ATGAAGTTAATACTTGCTGAAAAACCATCTGTGTCAAAAAATATTGCAGATGCATTAAAAATAAAAACCAAGCAGGACGGTTATTTTGAAGGAAATGGCTATATTATTACATGGGCATTCGGACATTTACTGCAGCTGAATGATGCAAAAGATTATGATGAAAAGATGGCAACATGGAAGATGGAAAACTTCCCGTTTATACCGGAGAACTTTAAATATAAAGTAAAAAGTGACCCTCGTAACCGAGATAAGCCTGATAGTGGTGCGCAAAAACAGCTGCGGATTATCCATCAGCTTATGAGAAGAAAAGATGTCACCGCGATTATATCGGCTTGCGACTATGATCGGGAAGGGCAGATTATCGGAGACAGTATAATTTATAATCTTCGGACAGACAAGGAAGTTTACCGACTGCTTCTGAATGAATGGACACCGGATGAAGTGTTGAACGGTTTACAGCAAATCAGGTCAAACAGTGAAATGAGGCCATTGCAGGATGCTGGTGTGAGCAGACAATGGGCGGATTGGCTCATTGGCATTAATCTTACCTCTGTTACAACATTGAAATATCAGAAGGGGAAAGGAAAAGCCCTTAATATTGGCCGCGTCCTCCTTCCAACCTTAAAAATAATCTATGATCGAGATAAAGAAATTCGCGAATTTGTGCCAGAGGATTATTTTAAGCTTCAAGGCACATTCTTAGCTGCTGAAGGAAAATACACAGGCATTTATACTGTCGGCAAAGAGGACAAGTTTAAAACAAAGGCAGAACTCGAGCAAATACAACAGGAAATAGTAGGAAAGAAGGCTGTTGTGGCAGACAAAACCGTCCAGAAAAAGAAAGAGTATCCTCCGTTGTTGTTCAACTTGTCTAATCTGCAAGGGTATATTACGAGCAAATATAAAGGCTGGACTGCAGATAAAGTATTGAAGGTGGCCCAAGGTCTTTATGAAAAGAAGTATATAACCTATCCAAGGACGGCAAGTATGGCACTAGAGGAAAGCTTGATCGGCAAAACTGCAAAGGTAGTCAGCGCCATTTCAGCGAACTTACCGTATAAAGACGATATTAAATTTTATGCATCCAAAAGAGTTTTTGATAATAAAAAAGTCGAAAGCCATAGTGCCATCATACCAACTTATCTTATTCCAAAGAAGCTGACTAAGGATGAGGAGCAAGTATATGAAGCAATTAGAACAAGGCTGTTGATGCAATTCATGCCTGTTGCTGAATATGAAGAAACGAGAATTGTCACAAAAGTGTTAGATGCAAATTTAAACGGTGTGTTTCATACAAAAGGCAAAGTGCAGCTTGTTGAAGGATGGAAAAAAGCGGAGAACATCAAGTCAAAGGATGTCCTTCTTCCATTTGTAAGCAAAGGAGAAGAAGTGGACATTAAAAAGATGGAAACAACTACTCATACGACACAGGCACCAAAGGAGCATACCGAAAAAACACTGTTGCGCTTAATGGAAACATGCGGAAAAAACTTCGATACTTCAGGCGATACGGAAGAAGATGTCGTTTCCATTTTAAGCGGGTTCAGTATCGGAACACCTGCCACCCGTGCAGAGACCATTAAGAAGCTAAAGGATATCGGCTATATAGAGGCAAAAGGGAAGAACCTTAACTGCACCGACTTAGGCAAGACACTTGTTGAAACATTCCCAATCAAGGAATTGTTTAACCTCGATTTCACAGGTCGGCTAGAGAAGTCTCTGTATGATATTGAAAAAGGTAAATACACGAAAAGCGCATTTTTGCAGCTTATTGGTGAATTCACTAGAAATTCCGTTGAAAAGATTAAAGGGGAACAAGCTGTTACCATTCAAGAGGTTTCGTATACAAAAAAAACCATAGAGAATCTTGGCACGTGTCCTGTTTGCGGTCATAAAGTAATCGAGGGGCAAAAAGGCTACGGCTGCAGCAATTGGAAACAAGGCTGTAAGTTTGTAATCTGGAAGAATGACAAGTTTTTGGCAGCATTAAAGAAAAAACCGACAAAAACAATGGTGAAGTCACTGCTTAAAAAAGGGGAAGCAGAAGTTAAAGGACTGACAAGCAAAAAAGGAAATAAATTTGACGCTGTATTAAAGTATGTCAAAAATGAGGATAATGATTATTTCAGCTGGCAAATGGATTTTTCCAGCAAGAAATAA
- a CDS encoding aromatic acid exporter family protein — protein MLIKSLKKYKIGYRTFKTAVAVSLGITVAQLCSLDFFVSSAIITILCVQNSKKKSLHSAFARFIACMLAIPFSYVFFELIGYKPYAIGLLLLLFIPATVLLRVNEGVVTSTVIILHIYSNGHMNWDVIQNEFMLIVIGIGAALLVNSYMPSLDKEMKVYQQKIEKDFQEMLQGMVEFLRSNESAFDYKLKLMQTAKEVQIAKSLAYRDVENHFTRKENYYYKYFTIREKQLEIIEGLFAKVTTVNRLPEQRHSIANFLEELSLCIHPGNTAQLFLSKLEKLEEEIRMQALPQDWDLFVEQAQLYNVLKELEQYLKVKKSLKVAYN, from the coding sequence ATGCTAATAAAATCTCTAAAAAAATATAAAATAGGCTACCGTACTTTCAAGACTGCTGTTGCTGTAAGTTTGGGAATTACCGTTGCTCAATTATGCAGCCTTGATTTTTTCGTATCTTCTGCTATCATTACGATTCTTTGTGTGCAAAATTCTAAAAAGAAATCATTGCACAGCGCTTTTGCGAGATTCATAGCATGCATGCTTGCGATTCCGTTTTCCTACGTGTTTTTTGAGCTGATTGGTTATAAACCGTATGCGATTGGACTGTTACTCCTGTTATTTATCCCTGCAACTGTTTTGCTGAGAGTAAATGAAGGCGTCGTAACAAGCACTGTCATCATCCTTCATATCTATTCAAATGGCCATATGAACTGGGATGTCATTCAAAATGAGTTCATGCTCATTGTAATCGGAATTGGCGCAGCGCTGTTAGTCAACAGCTATATGCCGAGCCTCGACAAGGAAATGAAGGTATACCAGCAGAAGATTGAAAAGGATTTTCAGGAAATGCTTCAAGGGATGGTTGAGTTCCTGCGTTCTAATGAGTCAGCTTTCGATTATAAATTGAAGCTGATGCAAACAGCGAAGGAAGTACAGATTGCCAAGTCGCTTGCATACAGGGATGTTGAAAATCATTTTACCCGAAAAGAAAACTATTATTATAAGTATTTTACAATTAGGGAAAAACAGCTAGAAATAATAGAAGGACTTTTCGCGAAGGTAACGACAGTAAACAGGCTTCCGGAACAGCGCCATTCGATTGCTAATTTTTTGGAAGAACTGAGTCTTTGCATACATCCTGGTAATACAGCACAGCTTTTCTTGAGCAAGCTTGAAAAGCTAGAGGAAGAAATAAGGATGCAAGCATTGCCGCAGGATTGGGATTTGTTTGTAGAACAGGCTCAGCTCTATAATGTGCTGAAAGAGCTTGAACAGTATTTGAAAGTGAAAAAATCACTCAAAGTAGCTTATAATTGA
- the cspD gene encoding cold-shock protein CspD, with product MQNGKVKWFNNEKGFGFIEVEGGDDVFVHFTAIQGDGFKSLEEGQEVSFEIVEGNRGPQAANVVKL from the coding sequence ATGCAAAACGGTAAAGTAAAATGGTTCAACAACGAAAAAGGCTTTGGATTCATCGAAGTTGAAGGTGGAGACGATGTATTCGTACACTTCACAGCTATCCAAGGTGACGGTTTCAAATCACTAGAAGAAGGTCAAGAAGTTTCTTTCGAAATCGTTGAAGGAAATCGTGGACCTCAAGCTGCTAACGTAGTTAAACTATAA
- a CDS encoding zinc-finger domain-containing protein, producing MTDRKKWLLQAEELINDYCKGCFLYEHNKIEKGKRQAHRFCISECTVGLEIKKFGDMLAGNYKEEDKKS from the coding sequence GTGACGGATAGAAAAAAATGGCTGCTGCAAGCAGAAGAGCTTATAAATGATTATTGTAAAGGCTGTTTTTTATATGAGCATAACAAAATAGAAAAAGGTAAAAGGCAGGCACACCGTTTTTGTATTTCAGAATGTACTGTCGGCTTAGAAATAAAAAAATTCGGAGATATGCTGGCAGGAAATTATAAAGAGGAAGATAAAAAGAGCTGA
- a CDS encoding reverse transcriptase-like protein — protein MKYKLEYKYRLKKEEVYFTSDWMAQSTAILIGEDMEKNKKGVDLTYYDENGTEWSLKELIKLNAEVEEEPHDFVIYFDGGYRKQTNTAGLGVILYFNQGKKKYRIRANELFHDMENNNEAEYAAFYHALNLLEELEVKGATCEFKGDSQVVLNQLSGEWPCYEEALNKWLDRIEKKLSDMKINAKYTPIGRNENKEADKLATQALEEKRIYSKMQII, from the coding sequence ATGAAATATAAGCTTGAATACAAATACCGCTTAAAAAAAGAAGAGGTTTATTTCACCTCTGACTGGATGGCGCAAAGCACAGCCATTTTAATTGGGGAAGATATGGAGAAAAACAAAAAAGGCGTGGATTTGACTTACTATGATGAAAATGGAACGGAATGGAGCTTGAAGGAGCTTATTAAGCTGAATGCTGAAGTGGAAGAGGAGCCCCATGATTTTGTCATTTATTTTGACGGCGGGTATCGAAAGCAAACAAACACAGCTGGGCTTGGAGTTATCCTTTATTTCAACCAAGGCAAAAAAAAATATCGCATTCGGGCTAACGAATTATTTCATGATATGGAAAACAATAATGAAGCAGAATACGCTGCTTTTTATCACGCCTTGAATCTGTTGGAAGAATTAGAAGTCAAAGGAGCAACATGTGAATTTAAAGGTGATTCACAAGTAGTTTTAAATCAGCTGTCAGGAGAGTGGCCATGCTACGAAGAAGCTCTAAACAAGTGGCTTGACCGCATTGAAAAAAAGCTTTCTGATATGAAAATAAATGCTAAATATACACCGATTGGCCGCAATGAAAATAAAGAGGCGGATAAATTGGCTACCCAAGCTCTTGAAGAGAAGCGGATTTATAGCAAAATGCAAATAATTTAA
- a CDS encoding reverse transcriptase-like protein: MIEVYIDGASAGNPGPSGAGIFIKGHGSAEKYSVPLGSMSNHEAEYYALIHGLKICLEKNYRTVSFRTDSELVDRAVEKRFAKNKKFSPLLEEALLMADELDLFFMKWIPSAENKTADELARLAIRKNNPNDMQNS, from the coding sequence ATGATAGAAGTCTACATCGATGGTGCAAGTGCTGGAAATCCTGGTCCGAGCGGTGCTGGCATCTTCATTAAAGGGCATGGGAGCGCCGAAAAATACTCTGTGCCGCTTGGGTCTATGAGCAATCATGAGGCAGAATACTATGCGCTGATTCACGGTCTTAAGATCTGTTTAGAAAAGAACTATCGGACAGTCAGCTTTCGGACAGACTCTGAGCTTGTCGACAGAGCTGTAGAAAAAAGGTTTGCTAAAAACAAAAAATTCTCTCCCCTTCTCGAAGAAGCACTTCTTATGGCAGATGAGCTAGACTTATTTTTTATGAAATGGATTCCAAGTGCGGAAAATAAAACAGCGGATGAATTAGCCCGACTGGCAATACGCAAAAATAATCCGAATGATATGCAAAACTCATGA
- a CDS encoding DUF6123 family protein — MKTVEEYLLFLESKGFSFGEDAVGFIYFGKAYTNAADELINTAIECTLKIQKHFDGSFYMSLLERFVKAQVTTRKEALTYLKDEQLFPL, encoded by the coding sequence GTGAAGACAGTTGAAGAGTATTTGCTGTTTTTAGAAAGCAAAGGCTTTTCGTTCGGGGAAGATGCGGTTGGCTTTATTTACTTCGGAAAAGCTTATACAAATGCAGCAGATGAGTTAATTAACACAGCTATTGAATGCACCCTTAAAATCCAGAAGCATTTTGATGGCAGCTTTTATATGTCACTTCTTGAACGCTTTGTAAAAGCGCAGGTGACAACAAGAAAAGAAGCATTAACATACTTGAAGGATGAACAGCTATTCCCCCTATAA
- a CDS encoding divergent PAP2 family protein, whose amino-acid sequence MNKGVYIALTSIGLAQFLKIPIHYVKTKKWDNRLFFQTGGMPSSHSAGVSSLTTFIALRRGVPTIDFALSLVYGLIVMYDAQGIRRQTGELTLKVNDLGDLMEKLKTDEKVPFEEKQPQRLKEMLGHQPEEVVGGALLGVLMGTLGHIVLKKDRNMSKNKVTWK is encoded by the coding sequence ATGAACAAAGGTGTTTACATTGCTTTAACAAGCATCGGATTGGCTCAGTTTTTGAAAATTCCCATTCATTATGTAAAAACAAAAAAATGGGATAACCGCCTGTTTTTCCAAACTGGCGGAATGCCGAGCTCCCATTCTGCTGGAGTATCATCCTTAACGACGTTTATTGCATTAAGACGAGGCGTGCCGACCATTGATTTTGCCTTATCACTTGTATACGGGCTAATTGTTATGTATGACGCACAAGGAATCAGGCGCCAGACTGGAGAGCTGACACTGAAAGTCAATGACTTGGGAGACTTGATGGAAAAGCTGAAAACAGATGAAAAGGTTCCATTTGAGGAAAAGCAGCCGCAACGCTTAAAAGAAATGCTTGGCCATCAGCCAGAGGAAGTGGTTGGAGGCGCTCTACTGGGCGTTTTGATGGGAACATTAGGGCATATAGTACTAAAAAAAGATAGAAATATGTCGAAGAATAAAGTAACATGGAAATAA
- the sspL gene encoding small, acid-soluble spore protein L, with translation MSKDRNRGTAAGGVNPQGYGQDADQTPAPKSKLENAAKKKNTK, from the coding sequence ATGAGCAAGGATAGAAACAGAGGCACAGCAGCAGGCGGCGTAAATCCGCAAGGCTATGGACAAGATGCTGATCAGACGCCTGCACCGAAAAGCAAGCTGGAAAACGCGGCAAAAAAGAAAAACACAAAATAA
- a CDS encoding 5'-3' exonuclease yields the protein MNTEKQPSLLLVDGMALLFRAYFATAVTGQFMINSKGLPTNAIHGFVKHFFTAVDHFNPTHVAVCWDMGSKTFRTEMYPDYKANRSEAPVELMPQFNIVKEVVESFDIPNIGVVGFEADDCIGTIAKKMKGSAHVTILTGDQDILQLLDDHISVALVKKGYGNYLVHTPDSFYEEKGIQPKQMIDLKALMGDTSDNYPGVKGIGEKTALKLLQSHASIEGILENLVSLTKGQRAKIEADLDMLHLSRTLAEIKCDVPVDCLLEESLYQITPDKAIAKFRELEFKHFDRLVQKKDEALA from the coding sequence TTGAATACAGAAAAACAGCCATCCCTGCTGCTAGTTGATGGAATGGCCCTATTGTTCCGGGCTTACTTTGCAACAGCTGTTACAGGGCAATTTATGATAAATTCAAAGGGGTTACCAACAAATGCAATCCACGGGTTTGTTAAACATTTTTTTACAGCGGTAGACCATTTTAATCCAACACATGTTGCAGTTTGCTGGGATATGGGAAGCAAAACATTTCGGACGGAAATGTATCCTGACTATAAAGCGAACAGATCGGAAGCACCAGTAGAATTGATGCCGCAATTTAATATTGTTAAAGAAGTGGTGGAAAGCTTTGATATTCCCAATATAGGTGTTGTCGGTTTTGAAGCAGATGATTGCATCGGTACAATTGCCAAAAAAATGAAGGGGTCAGCTCATGTAACGATATTAACAGGTGACCAAGATATTCTGCAGCTGCTTGATGATCATATTTCAGTAGCTCTTGTAAAAAAAGGATATGGCAATTATTTAGTGCATACACCAGATAGTTTTTATGAGGAAAAAGGGATTCAGCCTAAGCAGATGATTGACTTGAAGGCCTTGATGGGTGATACGAGCGATAATTATCCGGGAGTAAAAGGGATTGGAGAAAAAACAGCTTTGAAACTGCTTCAGAGTCATGCAAGCATAGAAGGAATATTAGAGAATCTTGTTTCACTGACAAAAGGTCAGCGTGCCAAAATTGAAGCAGATTTGGACATGCTCCATCTCAGCAGAACATTGGCAGAAATTAAATGTGATGTGCCAGTGGACTGTCTTCTTGAGGAAAGTCTGTATCAAATCACTCCAGATAAAGCAATTGCCAAGTTCAGAGAATTAGAATTCAAGCATTTTGATCGTCTCGTTCAGAAAAAAGACGAGGCTCTCGCATAA
- a CDS encoding sulfurtransferase, with product MEFVVEADWLVQNLSSPNLRIIDCRFSLANPDEGQKLYESDHIPGSLYFDLEKDLSGPVKEHGGRHPLPDVELFTEKLAQAGISNNTTVIAYDNKEGAFAGRLWWLLNYMGHKNVYILNGGMQAWLEIGGPITAEIPAYELSHFVPDVNRSMAATYEEVKAFVREPSDATVLIDSREHKRFTGEIEPIDKKSGHIPGAINKVWTDGLVNGRFKDAQQQKLRFTELDEKKQYIVYCGSGITAIPNYLAMKSAGFKNVSLYPGSFSDWISYDDNKVDVLK from the coding sequence ATGGAGTTTGTAGTGGAGGCAGATTGGCTTGTGCAAAATTTGTCCAGTCCAAATTTAAGAATTATTGATTGCCGCTTTAGTCTGGCAAATCCTGATGAAGGACAGAAACTGTATGAGTCTGATCATATTCCTGGCAGTCTGTATTTCGACTTGGAAAAAGATTTGTCAGGACCAGTCAAAGAGCATGGGGGCAGACACCCGCTTCCAGATGTGGAGCTGTTCACAGAAAAACTTGCACAGGCAGGTATTAGTAATAATACAACTGTTATCGCCTATGACAACAAAGAAGGTGCATTTGCAGGAAGACTGTGGTGGCTTTTAAACTATATGGGACATAAAAATGTATATATATTAAACGGGGGAATGCAGGCATGGCTCGAGATTGGCGGCCCCATTACAGCAGAGATTCCTGCTTATGAATTATCACATTTTGTTCCTGATGTGAATAGGAGTATGGCAGCAACTTATGAAGAGGTTAAAGCTTTCGTTCGTGAGCCAAGTGATGCGACAGTATTAATTGATTCAAGAGAGCATAAAAGATTTACAGGTGAGATAGAGCCGATTGACAAAAAAAGCGGGCATATCCCGGGTGCAATCAATAAAGTATGGACAGATGGTTTAGTGAATGGAAGATTTAAAGATGCACAGCAGCAAAAGCTGCGCTTCACTGAATTGGACGAAAAAAAGCAGTATATTGTGTATTGTGGATCAGGCATAACCGCAATTCCTAACTATCTTGCGATGAAATCAGCTGGATTTAAAAATGTGTCCCTATATCCGGGCAGCTTCAGTGATTGGATTTCCTATGATGATAACAAGGTTGACGTTTTAAAATAA